A window of Cryptomeria japonica chromosome 3, Sugi_1.0, whole genome shotgun sequence contains these coding sequences:
- the LOC131035628 gene encoding uncharacterized protein LOC131035628 gives MELNLALSSQRRSFRRGRPRLEEFCGDVRLRETRCSYFLNLIVQGLRTDEIEVEMDKERSVILRGESYYKEVGMLKWRWRLMSKRGKPFKIPEDVNVGATRGRFERHILHLVMPKFRHSRFSPYHVIHIHRDAHQVKSQAASSPGAVKVDDSSSSCSNTSEIINKDTICSSKSCVSNAQGKMLQYRRSRRRSIKKITANSQKVE, from the exons ATGGAGTTGAATTTAGCATTGAGTTCTCAACGCAGAAGTTTTAGACGTGGCCGGCCTCGACTTGAAGAATTTTGTGGCGACGTCAGATTGAGAGAGACTCGCTGCTCCTACTTTCTCAATCTCATTGTTCAAG GTTTGAGAACAGATGAAATAGAGGTGGAGATGGATAAGGAGCGTAGTGTGATATTACGTGGAGAAAGTTATTACAAAGAGGTGGGAATGCTTAAGTGGAGGTGGCGCCTCATGTCTAAGAGAGGAAAGCCTTTCAAAATTCCAGAGGATGTCAACGTGGGCGCCACAAGAGGTAGATTTGAGCGACACATTTTGCATCTTGTCATGCCCAAATTCAGGCACAGCAGATTCAGTCCTTACCATGTCATTCACATTCATCGTGATGCCCACCAAGTGAAATCACAAGCTGCTTCATCTCCGGGTGCTGTTAAAGTGGACGATTCGTCATCGTCTTGTTCGAATACGAGTGAAATCATTAACAAGGACACAATCTGTTCTTCCAAGAGCTGTGTGTCAAATGCGCAGGGAAAAATGCTACAATATCGCAGGAGTAGAAGGAGAAGTATAAAGAAAATCACTGCGAACAGCCAAAAGGTAGAATAG
- the LOC131874545 gene encoding uncharacterized protein LOC131874545, which yields MELNLALSSQRRRSFRRGRPRLEGFCGDVRLRETRCSYFLNLILPGLSTDEIEVEMDKERSVILRGESYCKEVGMLKWRWRLMSKGRTPFKIPEDVNVGATRGSFERHILHLVMPKFRHGKFSPYHVIHIHRDAHQVKAQAASSPGAVKADTICSSTSSLSNAQEKMQQYRRTRRRSIKKITANSQKVE from the exons ATGGAGTTGAATTTGGCATTGAGTTCTCAACGCAGAAGAAGTTTTAGACGTGGCCGGCCTCGACTTGAAGGATTTTGTGGCGATGTTAGATTGAGAGAGACTCGCTGCTCCtactttctcaatctcatccttccaG GTTTGAGCACAGATGAAATAGAGGTGGAGATGGATAAGGAGCGGAGTGTGATATTACGTGGGGAAAGTTATTGCAAAGAGGTGGGAATGCTTAAGTGGAGGTGGCGCCTCATGTCTAAGGGAAGAACTCCTTTCAAAATTCCAGAGGATGTCAACGTGGGCGCCACAAGAGGTAGCTTTGAGCGACACATTTTGCATCTTGTCATGCCCAAGTTCAGGCATGGCAAATTCAGTCCTTACCATGTCATTCACATTCATCGAGATGCCCACCAAGTGAAGGCACAAGCTGCTTCATCTCCGGGTGCTGTGAAAGCGGACACAATCTGTTCTTCTACGAGCTCTCTGTCAAATGCCCAGGAAAAAATGCAACAATATCGCAGGACTAGAAGGAGAAGTATAAAGAAAATCACTGCGAACAGCCAAAAGGTAGAATAG
- the LOC131078362 gene encoding uncharacterized protein LOC131078362, which translates to MELNLALTSQRRRSCRPRRPRVEGFCGDVRLRETRCSYFLNLILPGLRTDEIEVEMDKERGLILRGESYCKEVGMLKWRWRLMSKRGKHFKIPEDVNVGATRGRLERHILHLVMPKYRHRRFSP; encoded by the exons ATGGAGTTGAATTTGGCATTGACTTCTCAACGCAGAAGAAGTTGTAGACCTCGCCGGCCTCGAGTTGAAGGATTTTGTGGCGATGTTAGATTGAGAGAGACTCGCTGCTCCtactttctcaatctcatccttccaG GTTTAAGAACGGATGAAATAGAGGTGGAGATGGATAAGGAGAGGGGTCTCATATTACGTGGAGAAAGTTATTGCAAAGAGGTGGGAATGCTTAAGTGGAGGTGGCGCCTCATGTCTAAGAGAGGAAAGCATTTCAAAATTCCAGAGGATGTCAACGTGGGCGCCACAAGAGGTAGACTTGAGCGACACATTTTGCATCTTGTCATGCCCAAATATAGGCACAGAAGATTCAGTCCTTAA
- the LOC131078361 gene encoding uncharacterized protein LOC131078361 — MDKERCLVIRGERNSQDMGMLRWKWRVVESGSPSKPFKIPEDVNVVGIRASFEQGLLHLAMPKVTHNRFTPYHVFHIHSSHHPPLAHRPHQPHKQEEENNMGDKLASISGDADMKIEPLSPGHPEEEEEDGKMLSEVPAREYAPSNSVKSVDDSMKKEVCVSQSENQQEDVMHEKRGDVEEKIGKGIEAEGTAGAFSFKMTSAPDSQEKQTMERGPEKRFYKKAKEERVRSEHPKPVLCKGLSHIFSAIAAIARRKRRH; from the coding sequence ATGGACAAGGAGCGGTGTTTGGTGATACGTGGAGAGAGGAATTCCCAAGACATGGGAATGCTAAGGTGGAAATGGCGGGTGGTGGAGAGTGGCAGTCCAAGCAAGCCTTTCAAAATCCCAGAGGACGTGAATGTGGTTGGAATAAGAGCCAGCTTTGAGCAGGGTCTCCTCCATCTTGCCATGCCAAAAGTTACCCACAACAGATTTACTCCTTATCACGTCTTCCACATTCACTCCTCCCATCATCCTCCTCTTGCCCATCGCCCACATCAACCTcacaaacaagaagaagaaaataacatGGGTGATAAATTGGCAAGTATTTCTGGGGATGCCGATATGAAGATTGAGCCATTGTCACCGGGGCatccagaagaagaagaagaagatggtaaAATGTTGTCAGAGGTTCCAGCAAGAGAGTATGCACCATCGAATTCTGTGAAATCAGTAGATGATTCAATGAAGAAGGAAGTGTGTGTTTCTCAATCTGAGAATCAACAGGAAGATGTTATGCATGAAAAACGTGGagatgtagaagagaaaattggTAAAGGCATTGAAGCTGAGGGGACAGCAGGGGCCTTTTCCTTCAAGATGACTAGTGCACCAGATTCTCAAGAAAAGCAAACAATGGAACGTGGGCCAGAGAAAAGATTTTATAaaaaagcaaaagaagaaagagtTAGGTCTGAGCATCCCAAGCCAGTGTTATGCAAAGGCTTATCACATATATTCTCTGCTATTGCTGCAATTGCTCGTCGTAAGCGGCGGCACTGA